The following are encoded in a window of Acidimicrobiales bacterium genomic DNA:
- a CDS encoding enoyl-CoA hydratase/isomerase family protein: protein MTDFVKLERDTAPGVATIRFDRPKVNAVNDEMLVAIADICGTLANDTDVRAVVLTGGERNFAAGADITAFPDFSRDEALAFSRNFNRAALALENLPQITISAINGYALGGGLEMALATDFRIAASDARLGMPEILLGIIPGGGGTQRLSRLAGITLAKDLVYSGRHMPADEALAARIISSIHTPDEVQSAAIELAGRYAAGPASLRIAKRVLLDGLHLPLGEAVELEAQGFADTFATEDKVAGVASFLEHGPGKATFTGR from the coding sequence ATGACTGACTTTGTGAAGCTGGAACGGGACACCGCCCCCGGGGTCGCGACCATCCGGTTCGATCGCCCGAAGGTCAACGCGGTCAACGACGAGATGCTCGTCGCGATCGCCGACATCTGCGGCACGCTGGCCAACGACACCGACGTCCGCGCGGTCGTACTCACCGGCGGCGAGCGCAACTTCGCGGCGGGCGCCGACATCACCGCATTCCCGGACTTCAGTCGGGACGAGGCCCTCGCGTTCTCCCGAAACTTCAACCGAGCCGCCCTGGCACTCGAGAACCTGCCGCAGATCACGATCTCGGCGATCAACGGTTACGCGTTGGGCGGCGGCCTCGAGATGGCGCTCGCCACCGATTTTCGCATTGCCGCGTCCGACGCTCGCCTCGGCATGCCCGAGATCCTGCTCGGCATCATCCCGGGCGGTGGCGGGACGCAGCGACTCAGCCGCCTCGCCGGCATCACGCTCGCCAAGGACCTCGTCTACTCCGGTCGTCACATGCCGGCCGACGAGGCCCTCGCCGCGCGGATCATCTCGTCGATCCATACGCCGGACGAGGTCCAGTCCGCGGCGATCGAACTCGCCGGTCGCTACGCCGCCGGACCAGCGTCGCTTCGCATCGCGAAGCGCGTGCTGCTCGACGGTCTGCACCTTCCGCTGGGCGAGGCGGTCGAGCTCGAGGCACAGGGCTTCGCCGACACGTTCGCGACCGAGGACAAGGTCGCCGGCGTCGCGAGCTTCCTGGAGCACGGACCCGGCAAGGCCACGTTCACCGGCCGCTGA
- a CDS encoding ABC transporter ATP-binding protein: MPESSLPPPPPVPATPFVATGTPPPPPMVSVANVTKAFGDVVAVSDVSFTVGPGITALLGPNGAGKSTLFRMLCGLAAPTRGTVRVLGRDARRDVGVRGQIGLAPQQDGLFDRLDALEFVEIAAMMHGVDDPRAAAMRCLDIVQLDATDSKSVGAYSKGMRQRVKLAAALVNDPAVLILDEPLTGLDPVQRRRMIALFNELADAGKCLLVSSHVLDEVARLGSRILVIAQGRLAASGDYHALRELMDDRPHRIRVEADDPRRLAAALLDRAIVDGARVDALGLELDTTDVDTFGRRIAPVARELDVRLRGVRPLDDDLESVFRYLVERR, from the coding sequence ATGCCCGAATCGTCGCTACCCCCGCCGCCGCCCGTGCCGGCCACCCCGTTCGTCGCCACGGGCACACCGCCGCCGCCCCCGATGGTGTCGGTCGCCAACGTCACCAAGGCCTTCGGCGATGTGGTCGCGGTGTCCGACGTGTCGTTCACCGTCGGACCCGGTATCACCGCCCTCCTCGGCCCCAACGGGGCCGGCAAGTCCACCCTGTTTCGGATGCTGTGCGGCCTGGCCGCTCCCACCCGGGGCACGGTGCGAGTGCTCGGTCGCGATGCCCGCCGCGACGTCGGCGTGCGTGGTCAGATCGGCCTGGCGCCGCAGCAGGACGGACTGTTCGACCGACTCGATGCGCTCGAGTTCGTCGAGATCGCGGCGATGATGCACGGCGTCGACGATCCCCGGGCCGCGGCCATGCGCTGTCTCGACATCGTGCAGCTGGATGCGACCGACTCGAAGAGTGTCGGGGCCTACAGCAAGGGCATGCGCCAGCGCGTGAAGCTGGCCGCCGCCCTCGTGAACGACCCCGCGGTGCTCATCCTCGACGAGCCGCTCACCGGACTCGATCCCGTGCAGCGACGACGGATGATCGCGTTGTTCAACGAATTGGCGGACGCGGGCAAGTGCCTGCTCGTCTCGAGCCACGTGCTCGACGAGGTGGCCCGCCTCGGCTCCCGGATCCTCGTGATCGCGCAGGGCCGGCTCGCCGCGTCCGGCGACTACCACGCCCTGCGCGAGCTCATGGACGATCGGCCCCACCGCATCCGGGTCGAGGCCGACGATCCCCGTCGACTCGCGGCGGCGCTGCTCGACCGGGCGATCGTCGACGGGGCCCGTGTCGACGCGCTGGGCCTCGAGCTCGACACCACCGATGTCGACACCTTCGGTCGCCGGATCGCCCCCGTGGCGAGAGAACTCGATGTCCGCCTCCGTGGCGTCCGTCCGCTCGACGACGATCTCGAGAGCGTCTTTCGATACCTGGTGGAGCGACGATGA
- a CDS encoding ABC transporter permease → MTADDGMATIHDRGYRRFEGTRLGVWGAVRSTAWHTTRSVLGLGRKARHKVAPTLVIIVAMLPAVVFVGAAVLLGGDEFINDFLVGIIPAYSELARQSIAAMVLFTGFVAPEALVRDRRDGMLSLYLSTPLTRRTYLGAKVLSVSGLMALIVLVPTLVYLLGMTFASLGPEGVGDWLLVLVRVVVSGTLASIIYALISMAAASLTDRRAFASLAVVLTMLGTLIVVQILVDSADRSVQWRMLDPVNMPMELIARIFGDAGEYPAIRAERIYAANAAWAGGSIALLWARYRKAGA, encoded by the coding sequence ATGACCGCCGACGATGGCATGGCAACCATCCACGACCGCGGCTATCGCCGCTTCGAGGGCACTCGTCTCGGGGTGTGGGGCGCGGTCCGCTCGACCGCCTGGCACACCACTCGCAGCGTGCTCGGGCTGGGCCGCAAGGCCCGCCACAAGGTCGCGCCCACGCTGGTGATCATCGTGGCGATGCTGCCGGCCGTCGTCTTCGTGGGAGCGGCGGTGCTCCTCGGAGGTGACGAGTTCATCAACGACTTCCTGGTCGGCATCATCCCTGCGTACTCCGAGCTCGCCCGCCAATCGATCGCCGCCATGGTGCTCTTCACCGGGTTCGTGGCGCCCGAGGCGCTCGTGCGAGACCGTCGCGACGGCATGCTCTCGCTCTACCTGTCGACCCCGCTCACCCGCCGGACCTACCTCGGCGCGAAGGTGTTGTCGGTCTCCGGGCTGATGGCGCTCATCGTGCTCGTGCCCACGCTCGTCTACCTGTTGGGGATGACCTTCGCCTCGCTCGGCCCCGAGGGTGTCGGCGACTGGTTGCTCGTCCTCGTGCGCGTGGTCGTGTCGGGCACTCTGGCGTCGATCATCTATGCGCTGATCAGCATGGCCGCCGCGAGCCTCACCGATCGCCGTGCCTTCGCCAGTCTCGCCGTGGTCCTGACCATGCTCGGCACCCTGATCGTCGTCCAGATCCTCGTCGACTCGGCGGACCGGTCGGTGCAGTGGCGCATGCTCGACCCGGTGAACATGCCGATGGAGCTGATCGCCCGCATCTTCGGTGACGCCGGCGAATACCCGGCGATCCGGGCCGAACGGATCTACGCGGCCAACGCCGCCTGGGCCGGTGGGTCCATCGCCCTGCTGTGGGCCCGCTACCGCAAGGCCGGCGCCTGA
- a CDS encoding ABC transporter ATP-binding protein → MTVISASDVSMVFGTHRALDGLTLDMPPGVTGLVGANGAGKTTFMSIVLGLRTPTTGSVSVLGLDPLRQGAELRARVGYGPERNVFPDDMPASDFVKHLAEVRGMPRSEARTRASDALWLVGLGEERFRALGTMSTGQRQRVKLAQAIAADPSLVLLDEPTDGLDPVQRDEMLSLIRQISTEYQIDVMLSSHLLEEVERICDNVVALDAGRLVAEGSLAELVGDVEGVTVELTDIPDVPDSIAAVVARLTAVGLRVSHEPPSNRMDVIGGSVDEIADAVRDAIADSSARVRRIEQRRRRLEDLFEAAAT, encoded by the coding sequence GTGACGGTGATCTCGGCGAGCGACGTGTCCATGGTCTTCGGCACCCATCGCGCCCTCGACGGACTCACCCTCGACATGCCGCCCGGCGTGACCGGCCTCGTCGGCGCCAACGGTGCGGGCAAGACCACGTTCATGTCGATCGTGCTCGGTCTGCGCACGCCCACGACCGGCTCGGTGTCGGTGCTCGGTCTCGATCCGTTGCGCCAGGGCGCCGAACTCCGGGCCCGAGTGGGCTACGGCCCGGAGCGCAACGTCTTCCCCGACGACATGCCGGCGTCCGACTTCGTGAAGCATCTCGCCGAGGTGCGCGGCATGCCCCGCAGCGAGGCCCGCACCCGGGCGAGCGACGCGCTCTGGCTGGTCGGTCTGGGCGAGGAGCGGTTTCGGGCACTGGGCACCATGTCGACCGGTCAGCGCCAACGGGTGAAGCTCGCCCAGGCGATCGCCGCCGACCCCAGCCTCGTCCTGCTCGACGAACCGACCGACGGTCTCGACCCGGTCCAGCGCGACGAGATGCTCAGCCTGATCCGTCAGATCTCGACCGAGTACCAGATCGACGTCATGCTGTCATCGCACCTTCTCGAAGAGGTCGAGCGCATCTGCGACAACGTGGTGGCGCTCGACGCCGGGCGTCTCGTCGCCGAGGGATCGTTGGCCGAACTCGTCGGCGATGTCGAAGGGGTCACGGTCGAACTGACCGACATTCCCGACGTCCCCGACTCGATCGCCGCGGTGGTTGCTCGGCTCACCGCCGTGGGCCTGCGGGTCAGCCACGAACCGCCGTCCAACCGCATGGACGTGATCGGCGGTTCCGTCGACGAGATCGCCGACGCGGTGCGCGACGCCATCGCCGATTCCTCGGCCCGCGTCCGCCGCATCGAGCAGCGCCGTCGCCGACTCGAGGACCTGTTCGAGGCGGCCGCCACATGA
- a CDS encoding phytanoyl-CoA dioxygenase family protein gives MARSTGPSATDLHALDSGQLASFARDGFVAVPGRFDAAEVARINEVFALLVDEDCPQNIREKSSGVVRTAMGLHLRHRLFAELVADPRLLVPARQILGEQDIYAQQVKVNAKQAFTGEQWQWHYDFATHHHEDGVPEPLALNIHVFLDDVTEFNGPLVFVPGSHLDGPAPTSLDTETTSFPLWTVGPEVIGPLADRAGLASPKGPAGTMLIFGDTLIHGSPPNMSPWPRRIFSLIVNPTHNRQRTSRRPDHLHHRDATPLRVG, from the coding sequence ATGGCACGCAGCACCGGGCCGTCCGCCACCGACCTCCATGCGCTCGATTCCGGGCAGTTGGCGTCCTTCGCCCGTGACGGGTTCGTGGCCGTGCCCGGGCGCTTCGACGCGGCCGAGGTCGCCCGCATCAACGAGGTGTTCGCGCTGCTCGTCGACGAGGACTGTCCACAGAACATCCGGGAGAAGTCGAGCGGCGTGGTTCGGACCGCCATGGGTCTGCACCTGCGTCACCGACTGTTCGCCGAACTCGTCGCCGACCCCCGACTACTCGTCCCCGCACGCCAGATCCTCGGCGAGCAGGACATCTACGCGCAGCAGGTCAAGGTCAACGCGAAGCAGGCGTTCACCGGCGAACAGTGGCAGTGGCACTACGACTTCGCGACGCACCATCACGAGGACGGCGTCCCGGAGCCGTTGGCGCTGAACATCCACGTCTTCCTCGACGACGTCACCGAGTTCAACGGGCCGCTCGTGTTCGTCCCCGGGTCACACCTCGACGGGCCGGCCCCGACCTCGCTGGACACCGAGACCACGAGCTTCCCCCTGTGGACGGTCGGCCCCGAGGTGATCGGCCCGCTGGCCGATCGCGCCGGGCTGGCGAGCCCGAAGGGACCCGCCGGCACGATGTTGATCTTCGGCGACACGCTGATCCACGGCTCGCCGCCGAACATGTCCCCGTGGCCGCGACGCATCTTCTCTTTGATCGTCAATCCGACCCACAACCGGCAGCGCACATCGCGTCGCCCCGACCACCTCCACCACCGCGACGCGACGCCGCTGCGAGTGGGCTGA
- a CDS encoding aminotransferase class I/II-fold pyridoxal phosphate-dependent enzyme, translating into MSDLFSTPPPADRPWMNERATAREAQIHAALRSADLGTIGRRIDELVERNRRIHDRECINLNPASNVMNPRAEAVLSAGLTTRASLGHPGDKYEMGLEAIEEIEVIASELARSVFHADHAELRVGSGALANLYAFMATCEPGDAVIVPPAEIGGHVTHRRAGAAGLYRLDIHECPVDAATFSVDLDALAGLAERVRPKLITTGTSLNLLPHPVAEIREIADRVGARVLFDAAHACGLIAGGVWPNPLDQGADLMTMSTYKSLGGPAGGIVVTNRSDLAERLDAIAYPGLTANFDVGVTTALAITLLDWLDVGADYARAMVDNAVALASALEDLDVPVHTTAQGHTRSHQLVVDSSRWGGGTEAALRLRRANLLTSAIGLPGDESAGLRFGTPEITRFGMTTTDMPELAGLIAAGLRDPDAVAERTGEMRQRFDTVHFVST; encoded by the coding sequence GTGTCCGACCTCTTCTCCACTCCTCCACCCGCAGATCGCCCCTGGATGAACGAACGGGCGACCGCGAGGGAAGCGCAGATCCACGCAGCCCTCCGGTCCGCCGACCTCGGGACGATCGGGCGGCGGATCGACGAGTTGGTCGAGCGCAACCGTCGAATCCACGACCGGGAGTGCATCAACCTGAATCCGGCGTCCAACGTGATGAATCCGCGTGCCGAGGCCGTCCTTTCGGCCGGGCTGACGACGCGTGCCTCGCTCGGCCACCCCGGCGACAAGTACGAGATGGGACTCGAAGCCATCGAGGAGATCGAGGTCATCGCCTCCGAACTCGCCCGCAGCGTGTTCCACGCCGACCATGCGGAGTTGCGGGTCGGTTCGGGGGCGCTGGCCAACCTGTACGCGTTCATGGCGACCTGCGAGCCGGGGGACGCCGTCATCGTCCCGCCCGCCGAGATCGGCGGGCACGTCACCCACCGGCGCGCGGGAGCCGCAGGCCTCTACCGACTCGACATCCACGAGTGCCCCGTCGACGCCGCCACCTTCAGCGTCGACCTCGACGCGCTGGCCGGGCTCGCCGAACGCGTCCGGCCGAAGCTGATCACGACGGGGACGAGTCTGAACCTGCTGCCGCACCCGGTCGCCGAGATCCGGGAGATCGCCGATCGGGTGGGCGCACGCGTGCTCTTCGACGCGGCGCATGCGTGTGGCCTGATCGCCGGTGGTGTGTGGCCGAATCCGCTCGATCAGGGCGCCGACCTGATGACGATGAGCACCTACAAGAGCCTCGGCGGGCCGGCCGGCGGCATCGTGGTCACCAACCGGTCCGACCTCGCCGAGCGGCTCGATGCGATCGCCTATCCCGGGCTCACGGCCAACTTCGACGTCGGCGTCACCACGGCGCTGGCGATCACGCTGCTCGACTGGCTCGACGTCGGCGCCGACTACGCCCGGGCGATGGTCGACAACGCCGTGGCACTCGCGTCGGCGTTGGAGGATCTCGACGTGCCGGTCCACACGACGGCGCAGGGACACACCCGGTCACACCAACTCGTCGTCGACTCGAGCCGATGGGGCGGCGGTACCGAGGCGGCGCTCCGTCTTCGACGCGCCAACCTCCTTACCAGCGCGATCGGCCTCCCCGGCGACGAGTCCGCCGGTCTGCGCTTCGGGACCCCCGAGATCACGAGGTTCGGGATGACGACGACCGACATGCCCGAACTCGCCGGCCTCATCGCGGCCGGACTCCGAGACCCGGACGCCGTCGCCGAGCGCACCGGCGAGATGCGGCAACGGTTCGACACGGTCCACTTCGTCAGCACCTGA
- a CDS encoding LysR family transcriptional regulator, whose protein sequence is MAPTTLERLAILDAVASAGTIAGAARSLGYTPSAVSQQLATLEQEARTALVERSNRGVSLTAAGQLLAQRGGEILDGVRSAFDDIDTAANRARTPLVVAAFPTAIVEILLPLRARLAATIDLSIVDAESEHALHAVSTRSADGALIDGYAHQLRPALGNLDRTAVRTESIRMVTRPDRLHDTFAAYADAEWVIAGPASPIGHALRQLCHDTGFVPRVIAETDDHRITFDVIRACGAVSLLPELALADLPDDLVVVDRVAVPIERRIEFVTRRSLSAHRAIVTLVEALEEDQPSSPAVVG, encoded by the coding sequence ATGGCACCGACCACCCTCGAGCGGCTGGCGATCCTCGACGCCGTGGCGTCGGCCGGCACGATCGCCGGAGCGGCCCGCTCGCTCGGCTACACGCCCTCGGCCGTGTCACAGCAGCTCGCGACCCTCGAACAGGAAGCCCGTACGGCCCTCGTCGAACGCTCCAACCGGGGTGTCAGCCTGACGGCGGCCGGCCAGCTCCTGGCGCAGCGCGGCGGTGAGATCCTCGACGGCGTGCGCAGTGCGTTCGACGACATCGACACCGCGGCGAACCGCGCCCGCACGCCGCTCGTGGTGGCCGCCTTCCCGACTGCGATCGTCGAGATTCTCCTCCCACTGCGGGCGCGCCTGGCGGCCACCATCGACCTGTCGATCGTCGATGCCGAGTCGGAGCATGCGCTGCACGCAGTGTCCACGCGGTCGGCGGACGGTGCGCTCATCGACGGGTATGCGCATCAACTCCGTCCTGCGCTCGGCAACCTCGACCGCACCGCGGTGCGGACGGAGTCGATCCGCATGGTCACCCGACCCGACCGGCTGCACGACACCTTCGCCGCCTATGCCGACGCCGAGTGGGTGATCGCCGGCCCGGCGAGCCCGATCGGGCACGCGTTGCGTCAGTTGTGCCACGACACGGGGTTCGTGCCGAGGGTCATCGCGGAGACCGACGACCACCGCATCACGTTCGACGTGATCCGAGCGTGCGGCGCAGTGTCACTGTTGCCCGAACTGGCGCTCGCGGACCTGCCCGACGACCTGGTCGTGGTCGACCGCGTCGCCGTGCCGATCGAACGTCGAATCGAATTCGTGACGCGCCGGTCGCTGAGCGCACACCGGGCGATCGTGACACTCGTGGAGGCGTTGGAAGAGGATCAGCCGTCGTCGCCGGCCGTGGTCGGCTGA
- a CDS encoding GNAT family N-acetyltransferase, protein MSENPAHMNTGIRPVADADLDEILAHNNAAVPAVNSLTRADLERFVEIAHSFLVIEAPDRTRVEAIAGFLIGLGPGADYDSLNYAWFSERYGSFVYVDRVVVAASGRGAGVGTRLYEEFARRGRDDAAPVMLAEVNIVPRNDISLAFHEARRFRSVGEQDTEGGTKRVTLLEKRLFDVRA, encoded by the coding sequence GTGAGCGAGAATCCCGCCCACATGAACACCGGCATCCGGCCGGTCGCCGACGCCGATCTCGACGAGATCCTGGCCCACAACAATGCGGCGGTACCCGCCGTCAACTCGCTCACGCGCGCCGATCTCGAACGGTTCGTCGAGATCGCGCACAGCTTCCTCGTGATCGAGGCGCCCGACCGAACGCGCGTCGAGGCGATCGCCGGCTTCCTGATCGGGCTCGGGCCCGGCGCCGACTACGACTCGCTGAACTACGCCTGGTTCAGCGAGCGCTACGGGTCGTTCGTCTACGTCGACCGGGTCGTGGTCGCCGCATCGGGCCGGGGCGCCGGCGTGGGCACCCGCCTCTACGAGGAGTTCGCTCGCCGGGGACGCGACGACGCGGCGCCCGTGATGCTCGCCGAGGTGAACATCGTGCCTCGCAACGACATCTCGCTGGCGTTCCACGAGGCGCGCCGGTTCCGTTCGGTGGGGGAGCAGGACACCGAGGGCGGCACCAAGCGTGTCACGCTCCTGGAGAAGCGTCTGTTCGACGTACGAGCTTGA
- a CDS encoding thiamine pyrophosphate-binding protein produces the protein MSTEETPSTTDPALPGGEFSWQRLVELDEVPQGRVTTVTIGHESLCVTHTDDGYGCLANACPHQGGPLGEGSIEGGWLRCPWHGYDFSPKNGVPPGSFSDGPDAYRTEVRDDGVYVALPVQHPRPRSVSDVLVDTMIAWGVTHVFGMVGHSNLGFADAMRVAEERGDLSYIGIRHEGAASFAATAYGKLTGRPAACFAIAGPGSTNLLTGLYDAKTDRAPVLALSGQVPSKVRGRGAFQDTDLAAAFADVARFSQTVQAGSDHGELMSLACKTAIVERDVAHLVLPDEVQELAASDRATVGSPDGRTGDRRIAPPADALAEAIAAIAGASRPVIVVGNGAREGMAEILALAERLGAPVATTFKAKGLISDGHPLACGVLGRSGTPIASWFMNEADLLLTFGVSFSNHTGIADYKPIVQVDFEPMALGRFHPVTVPVQAHVGVAAVALADGLDDHGDRRAAMAGEAAGRWEIWREEKASRRTDDQGHGINAAVLFDVLSRLVPPNAILPVDVGNNTYSFGRYFEVAEQSVLMSGYLGSIGFSLPAAMGSWAATQSCAEFAGRPVVSISGDGGFGQYAMELTTAVKYGMNLTHVLMNNSELGKISKEQRAADLDVWQTSLHNPSFAEFADLCGAKGFRVTTIDELEPAIAAALAHDGPALVEVLTDALLV, from the coding sequence ATGAGCACCGAGGAAACCCCGTCCACCACCGACCCGGCCCTGCCCGGGGGTGAGTTCTCCTGGCAACGCCTGGTCGAACTCGACGAGGTACCCCAGGGCCGCGTCACCACCGTCACGATCGGCCACGAGAGCCTGTGCGTCACCCACACCGACGACGGCTACGGGTGCCTCGCCAATGCCTGTCCACACCAGGGCGGCCCGCTGGGCGAAGGATCGATCGAGGGCGGTTGGCTGCGATGCCCCTGGCACGGGTACGACTTCTCGCCCAAGAACGGGGTGCCACCGGGTTCGTTCTCCGATGGCCCCGATGCCTACCGCACCGAGGTGCGCGACGACGGTGTCTACGTGGCGCTGCCGGTGCAGCACCCGCGCCCGCGCAGCGTGAGCGACGTCCTGGTCGACACGATGATCGCCTGGGGGGTCACCCACGTCTTCGGGATGGTCGGGCACTCCAACCTCGGGTTCGCCGATGCCATGAGGGTCGCCGAGGAACGTGGCGATCTGTCCTACATCGGGATTCGTCACGAGGGTGCGGCGTCGTTCGCGGCGACGGCCTACGGGAAGCTCACGGGCCGGCCGGCGGCGTGTTTCGCGATCGCCGGTCCCGGGTCGACCAACCTGCTCACGGGCCTCTATGACGCGAAGACCGACCGGGCGCCGGTGCTGGCCCTGTCGGGGCAGGTCCCGTCGAAGGTCCGTGGGCGCGGTGCGTTCCAGGACACCGACCTCGCCGCCGCGTTCGCCGACGTCGCGCGGTTCTCCCAGACCGTGCAGGCCGGTTCCGACCATGGCGAACTCATGTCGCTCGCCTGCAAGACCGCGATCGTCGAGCGCGATGTCGCGCACCTCGTCCTCCCTGACGAGGTGCAGGAGCTGGCGGCGTCCGACCGCGCAACGGTGGGATCGCCCGACGGTCGCACCGGTGACCGGCGCATCGCGCCGCCGGCCGACGCCCTCGCCGAAGCGATCGCTGCGATCGCGGGCGCGAGCCGACCCGTGATCGTGGTGGGCAATGGTGCCCGCGAGGGAATGGCCGAGATCCTGGCCCTGGCCGAACGACTCGGTGCCCCGGTGGCCACGACGTTCAAGGCGAAGGGTCTGATCTCCGACGGCCACCCGCTGGCCTGCGGCGTACTCGGTCGCAGCGGCACCCCGATCGCCAGCTGGTTCATGAACGAGGCGGACCTGCTCCTCACCTTCGGTGTGTCGTTCTCCAACCACACCGGCATCGCGGACTACAAGCCGATCGTGCAGGTCGACTTCGAACCGATGGCCCTCGGTCGCTTCCACCCGGTGACCGTGCCGGTCCAGGCCCATGTCGGCGTGGCGGCCGTCGCGTTGGCCGACGGGCTCGACGACCATGGCGACCGGAGGGCTGCGATGGCGGGGGAAGCCGCCGGGCGATGGGAGATCTGGCGCGAGGAGAAGGCGAGCCGCCGGACCGACGACCAGGGACACGGCATCAATGCCGCCGTGCTGTTCGACGTGCTGTCGAGACTCGTCCCGCCCAACGCGATCCTGCCGGTCGACGTCGGCAACAACACCTACTCGTTCGGTCGCTACTTCGAGGTGGCCGAACAGTCGGTGCTGATGTCGGGCTACCTCGGGTCGATCGGGTTCTCCTTGCCCGCAGCGATGGGCAGCTGGGCGGCCACCCAGAGCTGTGCCGAGTTCGCCGGTCGTCCGGTGGTGTCCATCTCCGGTGACGGCGGCTTCGGCCAGTACGCGATGGAGCTGACCACTGCGGTGAAGTACGGGATGAACCTCACCCACGTGCTCATGAACAACAGCGAACTGGGCAAGATCAGCAAGGAGCAGCGGGCCGCCGACCTCGACGTGTGGCAGACCTCGCTGCACAACCCGTCGTTCGCCGAGTTCGCCGATCTCTGCGGGGCGAAGGGATTCCGGGTCACGACGATCGACGAACTGGAACCCGCCATCGCCGCCGCCCTTGCGCACGACGGCCCCGCCCTCGTCGAGGTCCTCACCGACGCACTCCTGGTCTGA